The Glycine soja cultivar W05 chromosome 6, ASM419377v2, whole genome shotgun sequence genome has a window encoding:
- the LOC114415409 gene encoding uncharacterized protein LOC114415409 produces the protein MLSSSSSASFLRQLSAKKEAWKERRYNSSGGDWGVSFGGCETSANLMEGFNMMQGNVGRKRVMVVVDDTSHSKHAMLWALTHVANKGDSLTLLHVVPPHKAPESSCSTYLVNYLGSLCKDCKPGVEVEALVIQGPKLATVMSQVKKLEVSVLVLGQKKPSSLFSCLCGSNGSSSTEEFVEFCINKAECLTIGVRKRSQGTNGYLISTRWQKNFWLLA, from the exons ATGCTCAGTTCTTCTTCTTCGGCTTCGTTTTTGAGGCAGTTAAGTGCAAAAAAGGAGGCTTGGAAAGAGAGAAGATATAATAGTAGTGGTGGTGATTGGGGAGTGAGCTTTGGAGGGTGTGAGACAAGTGCGAATCTAATGGAAGGGTTTAACATGATGCAGGGGAATGTGGGGAGGAAGAGGGTGATGGTGGTGGTTGATGACACTTCGCATTCCAAGCATGCAATGTTATGGGCACTCACTCATGTTGCTAACAAGGGTGATTCCTTGACTCTGCTTCACGTTGTGCCTCCTCACAAGGCTCCTGAATCTTCTTGCTCCACTTATCTTGTTAATTATCTTGGGTCTCTTTGCAAAGATTGCAAGCCAGGG GTGGAAGTGGAAGCGCTCGTAATCCAAGGGCCAAAACTGGCAACTGTAATGAGCCAAGTAAAGAAGCTGGAGGTCTCTGTCCTGGTACTGGGCCAAAAGAAGCCATCTTCTCTTTTTAGCTG TCTTTGTGGAAGCAACGGAAGCAGTAGTACAGAGGAGTTTGTGGAGTTCTGCATCAATAAAGCAGAGTGCTTGACAATTGGAGTGAGGAAAAGAAGCCAGGGCACGAATGGATACCTTATCAGCACTAGGTGGCAGAAGAACTTCTGGCTTTTGGCTTAG
- the LOC114415408 gene encoding UDP-galactose transporter 1-like yields the protein MEESFVFQWSVIRSLLSILQWWAFNVTVIIVNKWIFQKLDFKFPLSVSCVHFICSSIGAYVVIKLLKLKPLITVDPEDRWRRIFPMSFVFCINIVLGNVSLRYIPVSFMQTIKSFTPATTVVLQWLVWRKYFDWRIWASLVPIVGGILLTSVTELSFNMFGFCAALFGCLATSTKTILAESLLHGYKFDSINTVYYMAPFATMILAVPAMLLEGNGILEWLNTHPYPWSALIIIFSSGVLAFCLNFSIFYVIHSTTAVTFNVAGNLKVAVAVLVSWLIFRNPISYLNSVGCAVTLVGCTFYGYVRHKLSQQPQIPGTPRTPRTPRTPRSKMELLPLVNDKLEDKV from the exons ATGGAAGAGAGCTTCGTTTTCCAGTGGAGCGTCATCAGATCTCTCTTGTCCATCCTTCAGTGGTGGGCGTTCAATGTCACCGTCATCATCGTCAACAAGTGGATCTTCCAG aaATTGGATTTCAAGTTTCCCCTATCAGTTTCTTGTGTCCACTTTATCTGTTCATCCATTGGAGCTTATGTGGTAATTAAGTTGCTGAAGCTTAAACCACTGATAACTGTTGACCCTGAAGATCGCTGGAGAAGAATCTTTCCAATGTCATTTGTGTTCTGTATTAACATAGTTCTGGGGAATGTGAGCCTACGATACATTCCAGTTTCTTTTATGCAGACAATAAAATCATTCACACCTGCCACCACAG TTGTTTTGCAATGGCTAGTGTGGAGGAAGTATTTTGACTGGCGTATTTGGGCTTCTCTTGTACCTATTGTTGGAGGGATTCTTCTCACATCTGTAACAGAGCTTAGTTTTAATATGTTTGGATTCTGTGCTGCCTTATTTGGCTGTTTGGCTACATCTACAAAGACTATTCTTGCAGAATCTCTTCTGCATGGATACAAATTTGACAG CATAAACACAGTTTATTACATGGCACCTTTTGCAACCATGATCTTGGCGGTTCCTGCCATGTTACTTGAAGGCAATGGAATCCTTGAATGGTTAAATACTCATCCATATCCTTGGTCGGCTCTCATCATTATTTTTAGCTCTGGGGTGTTGGCTTTCTGTCTTAACTTCTCCATTTTTTATGTGATTCACTCCACCACTGCTGTAACATTTAATGTTGCCGGAAATCTTAAG GTTGCAGTTGCCGTCCTTGTTTCTTGGCTGATATTTAGGAACCCAATTTCGTATTTAAATTCTGTTGGATGTGCCGTGACTCTTGTGGGATGTACATTCTATGGTTATGTGAGGCACAAACTCTCCCAACAGCCACAAATCCCAGGAACTCCTCGGACACCCAGGACTCCCAGGACCCCTCGTAGTAAAATGGAGTTGCTTCCTCTTGTAAATGATAAATTAGAAGATAAGGTCTAG